Proteins encoded together in one Rubripirellula reticaptiva window:
- the galK gene encoding galactokinase: MPSNSLNSTDTTPAIFASADDGNDAASRYQATVEQHFQSQYGRPATVVVSAPGRVNLIGEHIDYNDGYVLPLAIERSVVIAAAPAPENGPAGQANLYSMDLAESAVIRLDQELQPGSESWVRYVEGVLDGFRQLGVEIPAFDAIVGSTVPLGSGLSSSAALEVATATLLEQLTGRTLGQSEKALLCQKAEHDYAGVPCGIMDQFSSVFGKENELMLIDCCSETVEGIPFNASDVSVLITNSNVKHALVNGEYAARRSQCESALKKLGKTSWRDVTLADVEQANQKDAVGLNETEFRRARHVVTEIHRTLKATDAFRNSDWELAGELLYASHDSLRDDYDVSCPELDILVEIARDIGGENGVYGSRMTGGGFGGCTVSLVANEHVDAVIATITTSYESKTGIKPTCFSSRPARGAHVVKG; the protein is encoded by the coding sequence ATGCCGTCAAACTCCTTAAACTCGACTGACACTACGCCCGCAATCTTTGCGTCGGCGGACGACGGAAACGATGCAGCATCTCGTTACCAAGCGACGGTAGAGCAGCATTTTCAATCGCAGTATGGCCGGCCAGCAACCGTTGTCGTCTCGGCGCCCGGACGTGTCAATTTGATCGGTGAGCATATCGATTACAATGACGGCTATGTGCTTCCGCTGGCGATCGAACGATCAGTCGTGATCGCGGCTGCACCGGCCCCCGAAAACGGACCGGCTGGTCAAGCCAATTTATACAGCATGGATCTGGCCGAATCGGCGGTCATCCGGTTGGACCAGGAACTTCAACCGGGCAGCGAAAGCTGGGTCCGTTATGTCGAAGGCGTCCTGGACGGGTTCCGCCAACTCGGTGTAGAGATTCCCGCGTTCGATGCGATCGTCGGATCGACCGTGCCGCTCGGCAGCGGCCTGTCCAGCAGTGCGGCACTTGAAGTGGCAACCGCGACTCTGCTTGAACAATTGACCGGCCGAACACTCGGCCAAAGCGAAAAGGCATTGCTTTGTCAGAAAGCCGAACACGACTACGCGGGCGTTCCTTGTGGGATCATGGACCAGTTCAGCAGTGTCTTCGGTAAAGAAAACGAATTGATGCTGATCGATTGCTGCTCGGAAACCGTCGAAGGGATTCCGTTCAACGCCAGCGATGTTTCAGTCCTAATCACCAACAGCAACGTCAAGCACGCGTTGGTCAACGGCGAGTACGCGGCTCGTCGATCGCAATGCGAATCGGCCCTTAAAAAACTGGGCAAGACGTCGTGGCGTGATGTCACCTTGGCCGACGTCGAACAAGCCAACCAGAAAGACGCTGTCGGCCTGAACGAAACCGAATTTCGTCGAGCCAGACATGTGGTAACTGAAATCCATCGAACACTGAAAGCGACGGATGCTTTTCGAAACAGTGATTGGGAATTGGCGGGTGAATTGCTATACGCCAGCCACGACTCACTGCGAGATGACTACGACGTCAGTTGCCCCGAACTAGACATCTTGGTCGAGATTGCCAGAGACATCGGCGGCGAAAATGGTGTCTATGGTTCGCGCATGACCGGCGGCGGATTCGGAGGTTGCACGGTTTCTTTGGTTGCTAACGAACACGTTGACGCGGTCATCGCAACCATAACCACAAGCTATGAATCCAAAACTGGAATCAAGCCTACTTGTTTCTCGAGTCGTCCGGCACGCGGTGCGCACGTTGTGAAGGGCTGA
- a CDS encoding choice-of-anchor M domain-containing protein — MKTKLLWVLSILWFLPFTAANAAVVEFASGHGDIGLAYENGELELHYHFGDGAVLGGSPLVGEIEYGPSEAYVRVGDSAMVTTTADVSFLGTFAGDSVWLLPQSNTAGLPFLGIAAEELDSSFAGAMLSMSSFSGPGEFALWQAGGIGGATVRWQSNNGIDSTDMLNLSIGGHDHYNYGFTAEGIYDVGVTAVADFAAGGSVTDVGTFRFIVGDATAVPEPGSLAILAVTSVAAIVTRRRRRTAGSSLN; from the coding sequence ATGAAAACGAAACTGCTTTGGGTTCTCTCGATACTCTGGTTCCTTCCGTTCACCGCTGCTAATGCCGCCGTCGTTGAATTCGCCTCTGGCCACGGAGACATCGGCTTGGCCTACGAAAATGGCGAGCTGGAACTCCACTATCACTTTGGCGACGGAGCTGTCTTGGGCGGATCTCCCCTTGTAGGTGAAATTGAATATGGTCCAAGTGAGGCCTACGTTCGCGTCGGTGACAGTGCGATGGTCACGACAACTGCTGACGTTTCTTTCCTGGGAACTTTCGCTGGCGATTCCGTTTGGTTGCTGCCTCAATCCAATACTGCCGGGCTGCCGTTCCTGGGCATTGCAGCGGAGGAACTTGACTCTTCCTTCGCCGGTGCAATGCTCAGCATGTCGTCATTTAGCGGCCCGGGCGAGTTCGCATTGTGGCAGGCGGGTGGGATTGGTGGAGCAACTGTTCGTTGGCAAAGCAATAACGGCATTGATAGTACCGATATGCTGAACCTCAGCATCGGCGGTCATGACCACTACAATTACGGTTTCACTGCCGAAGGTATCTATGACGTCGGCGTTACCGCTGTCGCCGATTTCGCAGCGGGCGGTTCGGTGACTGACGTTGGAACGTTTCGTTTTATTGTCGGAGACGCAACTGCAGTGCCCGAACCCGGTTCGCTAGCGATTTTGGCCGTAACAAGTGTTGCTGCCATCGTCACGCGACGGCGTCGCAGAACTGCCGGTTCGTCATTGAACTAA
- a CDS encoding sterol desaturase family protein — translation MTAVGFGLYFVAVVGLFFWTRAFTWTEADALPPADKKPGFGARIDLSTAARDMFKFWGPRVLVVVCLASLAVRIVVGDFAWSDLIVTVGVIVSWPIQEWLIHAWLEHRPPIRVGGREVELLITKTHRAHHRNPWDPRFGLTTTYFVIAFVGGVPMMWAVPYLLGWLPIGAAMTGNLITFALILNYEWIHYLIHTSYVPKTRLYRRLWRNHRLHHFQNENYWYGLTMLAGDQVLGTQPKKSLAGHSDTVMNLGVESVAKTDPVAH, via the coding sequence ATGACGGCGGTAGGTTTTGGACTGTATTTTGTCGCAGTCGTGGGGCTGTTTTTTTGGACGCGAGCGTTCACTTGGACCGAAGCGGACGCTTTGCCTCCGGCGGATAAGAAGCCTGGCTTTGGCGCCCGAATCGATCTGTCGACCGCTGCTCGCGACATGTTCAAGTTCTGGGGACCGCGTGTTCTAGTGGTCGTGTGCTTGGCAAGCTTGGCCGTTCGGATCGTGGTTGGCGATTTTGCCTGGTCGGATTTGATTGTTACCGTTGGTGTGATCGTGTCTTGGCCAATTCAAGAATGGCTGATCCACGCTTGGTTGGAACACCGCCCCCCCATTCGCGTCGGCGGTCGCGAAGTCGAGTTGCTGATCACGAAGACGCATCGGGCCCATCATCGAAACCCTTGGGACCCACGATTCGGTTTAACCACGACCTACTTTGTGATCGCTTTCGTTGGCGGTGTTCCCATGATGTGGGCCGTTCCCTACTTGTTAGGATGGTTGCCGATCGGAGCAGCGATGACTGGCAACTTGATCACATTTGCCCTGATCTTGAACTACGAATGGATCCATTATTTGATCCACACTTCGTATGTTCCCAAGACTCGCCTGTATCGGCGTTTGTGGCGCAACCATCGCCTGCATCACTTTCAAAACGAAAACTACTGGTACGGACTGACGATGTTGGCGGGCGACCAAGTGCTCGGAACTCAACCCAAGAAGAGCCTCGCCGGTCACTCGGATACGGTGATGAATCTCGGCGTCGAAAGTGTTGCAAAGACGGATCCTGTTGCTCATTAA
- a CDS encoding HlyD family secretion protein yields the protein MKPTIQTTAVLIAIALASVAVANLETAQSASQVEVADCIVRFASELKVPALETGLIEELKVKQNDMVTARDQIARLDDQTLLKRRRAAALELEAAMSDAADDSELQYAKTARDEAEAELAMSKSSQKDFRGVIPETYLTKLRLAVERGKLEIAQAELRKKRAVMESEVRQAEVSLIDDQLSKLHAESRISGVVLNLSHSAGEWINKGETIATIGQIDRLHVHALVDSKDLSPAICKGLPVSVRWNASSTGQLRALRGNVLSVDPQMLPNGVFRLHAEIQNENVGGDSGGWVLMPGMEVQMTIYVSAATARSANGTSIR from the coding sequence ATGAAACCGACGATTCAAACCACCGCTGTTCTGATCGCGATTGCACTGGCAAGTGTCGCAGTCGCAAATCTTGAAACCGCCCAGTCCGCGTCACAGGTCGAAGTGGCGGACTGCATTGTTCGATTTGCGAGTGAGTTGAAGGTGCCGGCGCTAGAGACTGGCTTGATCGAAGAATTGAAGGTCAAACAGAATGACATGGTCACCGCCCGTGACCAGATCGCACGACTCGATGACCAAACTTTGCTAAAACGTCGACGTGCGGCGGCTCTGGAATTGGAAGCCGCAATGTCGGACGCGGCCGACGATAGCGAACTGCAGTACGCAAAAACCGCTAGGGACGAAGCGGAAGCCGAGTTGGCGATGAGCAAGTCTTCGCAAAAAGATTTTCGCGGTGTGATTCCTGAAACCTACCTGACGAAACTTCGGCTCGCTGTCGAACGCGGCAAACTTGAAATCGCCCAAGCTGAACTTCGCAAGAAGCGTGCGGTGATGGAAAGCGAAGTTCGTCAAGCCGAAGTGTCGCTGATCGATGACCAACTGAGCAAACTTCACGCGGAAAGCCGGATCAGCGGTGTGGTGCTGAATCTGTCGCATTCTGCGGGTGAATGGATCAACAAGGGGGAAACGATCGCAACCATTGGCCAGATCGATCGACTTCATGTTCACGCACTTGTCGACAGCAAAGATCTTTCGCCGGCAATCTGCAAAGGGCTGCCCGTCAGTGTTCGCTGGAACGCTTCGTCAACGGGACAGTTGCGAGCTCTCCGCGGCAACGTGTTGTCTGTCGACCCGCAAATGCTCCCCAATGGCGTGTTTCGCTTGCATGCTGAAATTCAAAACGAGAACGTCGGCGGTGACTCCGGCGGTTGGGTTCTGATGCCGGGAATGGAAGTTCAGATGACGATCTACGTTTCGGCGGCGACAGCACGCTCGGCGAACGGAACCTCGATCCGATGA
- a CDS encoding fumarylacetoacetate hydrolase family protein, which yields MASCRYINEDGKVEYAIYSDGKICPLPHLNDSNFFEQHPVFDPSGETWRNAPKVLLPPTPTPEKIICIGLNYRDHAIETGAEIPFEPVVFSKFGTALAGHGDVIRLPKVSSQVDYEAELVVVIGKTAKHVSAADAMDYVYGYSCGHDVSARDWQKGRPAGQWLLGKTFDTFAPVGPCVVAKCDLQDPTDLNVRMKLNDETVQNSTTAQLIFDIPALIAHLTKVMTLKPGDLIFTGTPPGVGAARKPPVFLKHGDVCSVEIEGIGMLTNTCRDE from the coding sequence ATGGCTTCGTGTCGATACATCAATGAAGATGGCAAGGTTGAGTACGCGATTTACAGTGACGGAAAAATCTGTCCGCTTCCGCACTTGAACGACAGTAACTTTTTTGAACAGCACCCGGTTTTTGACCCGTCGGGCGAGACTTGGCGGAACGCGCCCAAGGTTTTGTTACCGCCGACGCCGACGCCCGAAAAAATCATCTGTATCGGTTTGAACTATCGTGACCATGCGATTGAAACGGGCGCAGAGATTCCTTTTGAACCGGTCGTGTTTAGCAAGTTTGGAACGGCGTTGGCGGGCCACGGCGACGTGATCCGATTGCCCAAGGTTTCATCTCAAGTCGACTACGAAGCCGAATTGGTGGTCGTTATTGGAAAAACCGCGAAACATGTTTCGGCGGCCGACGCGATGGACTATGTCTACGGGTACTCGTGTGGCCACGACGTTTCGGCGAGAGACTGGCAGAAAGGCCGGCCCGCAGGTCAGTGGCTGCTGGGCAAGACGTTCGACACATTTGCGCCGGTTGGTCCCTGTGTCGTTGCCAAATGTGACCTGCAAGATCCCACAGATTTAAACGTGCGGATGAAGCTAAACGATGAAACAGTCCAAAACAGCACGACGGCCCAACTGATTTTTGATATCCCAGCCTTGATCGCACACTTAACCAAAGTGATGACGCTGAAGCCCGGCGATTTGATTTTCACTGGCACGCCGCCGGGTGTCGGTGCGGCTCGCAAACCGCCCGTCTTCTTGAAGCACGGAGACGTCTGCAGTGTAGAAATCGAAGGTATCGGCATGCTGACCAATACTTGCAGAGACGAGTAG
- a CDS encoding DUF1559 domain-containing protein has translation MLPRYQSRRCSGNTPSRLAFTLIELLVVVGIIGVLVALLLPAVQAAREAARRMQCQNRLKQITLAIHNYHDVHRVMPTSMTGADQFPGGAGSGFHSWMARILPQVEEQALHDQIHFDQTLADRTDYSNDADYLDYTLSSSHVDAEAASAIVTTFLCPSDPASVPQFTLGTQTGPGSYAGNIGWPRSSTGPGVTTPLQKQNGVIGLLNPASPDQWQQPRIRFADITDGLSNTMVVGERVIAQVFETRDAFGGSSISSNTPISMQSFCGGGSTGRSLSKWVRYCEGVSLADVSYSVSHGHAWIAGWTFAANHFMPVIPVNQRNCHVYGGEDDGMNLVTPSSHHSGGVHVSMADGSVRFMTETIDRELYWALGSRNGGEVIKETP, from the coding sequence ATGCTGCCTCGATATCAATCTCGCCGTTGCTCCGGAAACACCCCTTCGCGACTTGCCTTTACGTTGATCGAACTGTTGGTGGTGGTAGGCATCATCGGCGTTTTGGTTGCGCTCTTGTTGCCGGCCGTTCAAGCGGCTCGCGAAGCAGCCAGACGAATGCAGTGCCAAAATCGACTCAAGCAAATCACGTTAGCGATACATAACTACCACGACGTCCATCGAGTCATGCCAACCAGCATGACGGGGGCAGACCAGTTCCCTGGTGGCGCGGGCAGCGGGTTTCACAGTTGGATGGCGAGGATATTGCCGCAGGTCGAAGAACAGGCGTTGCATGACCAAATTCACTTTGACCAAACGCTGGCTGATCGTACCGACTACTCCAACGACGCCGACTACCTGGACTACACGCTGAGTTCCTCGCATGTCGATGCTGAAGCTGCTTCGGCTATCGTTACGACATTTTTGTGTCCAAGTGACCCTGCTTCAGTGCCGCAATTTACGTTGGGCACACAAACAGGACCAGGAAGCTATGCCGGAAACATTGGTTGGCCGCGATCGTCGACTGGCCCTGGTGTAACGACACCGCTGCAAAAACAGAACGGTGTGATTGGGCTGCTCAATCCGGCATCGCCCGACCAATGGCAACAGCCTCGTATTCGGTTTGCCGATATCACCGACGGTTTGTCAAACACAATGGTCGTTGGCGAACGTGTGATCGCTCAGGTCTTCGAAACTCGAGACGCGTTCGGAGGCTCGTCTATTAGTTCCAACACTCCGATTTCGATGCAGTCGTTTTGTGGCGGCGGGTCGACAGGGCGATCGTTATCGAAATGGGTGCGGTATTGCGAAGGAGTGTCGCTAGCTGACGTTTCCTACAGCGTCAGTCACGGGCACGCCTGGATCGCGGGCTGGACCTTTGCCGCCAACCATTTCATGCCGGTGATACCCGTCAATCAAAGGAATTGCCACGTCTACGGCGGGGAAGATGACGGCATGAATTTGGTCACTCCTAGCAGCCATCACTCGGGTGGCGTCCATGTCTCCATGGCCGATGGAAGCGTGCGTTTTATGACCGAAACGATCGATCGCGAACTCTATTGGGCTTTGGGCAGTCGGAACGGAGGTGAAGTGATCAAAGAAACTCCATAG
- a CDS encoding TolC family protein, which translates to MNIHRNLTAVAPMMAVSLAMLASIMAVSTGCHRQQYRKQADCEAHALIAEKSSHVARPPSSPVRIDVDRRSRMFNPFDLDFQPMPLDDPSSYRYMQCVDGRRGYPMWEAAGLTNTSESPDWWQFLPLDDDGVLVLNLENAVQIALLHSPDYQAQVEQLYLSALQVSAERFAFDTQFFGGAQTFLTADGPRRRGAGGDSSTRFEIGPNSNGRRDLALQRSFATGGELVAGVANSIVWELSGPNTQSATTVLDFSLIQPLLRRAGRDRVLEDLTFAERALLANVRSFERYRRSFFLNVTVGRSIESTLRGGGFSSGGLGNNVPAVSVGNVGSAGGYLGLLQTQLRIRNQEENIARQSEFLLVLEDTLIELLTTIPDDAESIVRQRLQVAQSRSSLLRSQSDLVNQQATYQRSVDAFLRTLGLPPYICAKLNDSFLDQFELIDRTLLLRREELSALRSKVGVLNVAILERNSFDIDPDTDLPESTLQWSEELAKTLETLRDELEPLAEFNRTLIADDLPAVAKDVETFNESLAERQKQNEELMKVYNTEQQSICGLLNVSEIDESIFDIDELKNLGPQLKSSYVRLKERFESYTAKITKLQERLDEVLDEEGGDLEPAKLSETLRDDLILASQDLLSNLGDDVLALQLIQARARTERVVLPSVDISPEAAFEIARKNRRDLANARASLVDNWRAIEVVADDLESTLDLEFSGDMQNVGNNPLDLRTNTGRLRVGLRWDAPITRLLERNAYRTTLIRYEQSKRDYYGLEDGIWQLLRAEIRQMQANRLTFELGRQSVRIAAQQIELNADIRAIGDARGRSAGPTAARDAISALSDLLDAQNGLLNIFVNYEVVRRGLDFDLGTMEITPEGLWIEPGELSPEYLLTLPGTTSGGLIDGQCTNCCLPYNPLPPEPSFKSFLQTTSGVPTQSDTGIAPALMIEAGGINELVPSSVESADSAAGSASIEPVDVKALPTELTF; encoded by the coding sequence ATGAACATTCATCGCAATCTAACGGCTGTTGCCCCCATGATGGCGGTCAGCTTGGCAATGTTGGCATCGATCATGGCGGTTTCGACCGGATGCCACCGCCAACAATATCGCAAACAGGCTGATTGCGAGGCCCATGCGTTGATCGCCGAAAAGTCGTCGCACGTCGCCCGCCCGCCGAGCTCACCCGTTCGAATCGATGTGGATCGTCGCAGCCGTATGTTCAATCCGTTCGATTTGGACTTCCAGCCGATGCCGCTGGATGATCCGTCATCGTACCGATACATGCAGTGTGTCGACGGCCGTCGTGGTTACCCGATGTGGGAAGCGGCGGGGCTGACCAATACTTCGGAAAGTCCAGACTGGTGGCAATTCTTGCCGCTCGATGACGACGGCGTCTTGGTGCTGAATCTGGAAAATGCGGTTCAAATCGCGCTACTCCATTCGCCCGACTATCAAGCTCAAGTCGAACAGTTGTATTTGTCCGCGCTGCAGGTCAGCGCCGAGCGATTCGCCTTTGACACTCAGTTCTTCGGCGGTGCCCAAACCTTCTTGACCGCCGACGGGCCGCGCCGGCGAGGTGCAGGGGGCGACAGCAGCACACGTTTTGAAATCGGCCCCAACAGCAATGGTCGGCGAGACTTGGCACTGCAACGAAGCTTTGCAACCGGCGGTGAACTGGTTGCCGGTGTCGCCAACAGCATCGTTTGGGAACTGAGCGGCCCGAACACTCAAAGCGCCACGACGGTTTTGGACTTTTCGCTGATCCAACCCCTGCTGCGCCGTGCCGGTCGTGACCGAGTGCTGGAAGACTTGACGTTCGCCGAACGAGCGTTGCTGGCAAATGTTCGTTCCTTCGAACGTTATCGTCGTAGTTTCTTCTTGAACGTTACCGTCGGCCGAAGCATCGAAAGCACACTGCGCGGCGGCGGTTTTAGCTCTGGCGGATTGGGCAACAACGTGCCGGCCGTCAGCGTCGGGAACGTCGGCAGCGCGGGCGGTTATTTAGGGCTGCTGCAAACCCAGCTGCGAATCCGCAACCAAGAAGAAAACATCGCACGACAAAGTGAGTTCTTGCTGGTGCTCGAAGACACCTTGATTGAATTGTTGACGACGATTCCTGATGACGCTGAATCGATCGTCCGCCAGCGTCTGCAAGTCGCTCAGTCGCGATCTAGTTTGCTGCGTTCGCAGTCGGACTTGGTCAACCAACAAGCTACCTATCAAAGATCGGTCGATGCGTTTTTGCGAACCCTTGGTTTGCCGCCTTACATTTGTGCGAAACTGAACGACTCGTTCTTGGATCAGTTCGAATTGATTGATCGTACGCTCTTGCTGCGCCGCGAAGAACTCAGTGCACTGCGTTCGAAAGTGGGTGTTTTGAATGTCGCGATTCTTGAACGCAACAGTTTCGACATCGATCCCGACACGGACCTGCCCGAGTCGACGCTGCAGTGGAGCGAAGAGCTGGCGAAAACACTTGAAACGCTTCGTGACGAACTAGAACCGTTGGCCGAATTCAATCGAACCTTGATTGCCGACGACTTGCCTGCCGTTGCCAAGGACGTTGAAACCTTCAACGAATCGCTGGCGGAACGGCAAAAGCAAAACGAAGAGTTGATGAAGGTTTACAACACCGAACAGCAAAGCATTTGTGGACTTCTGAACGTCTCGGAAATCGACGAGTCGATCTTCGACATCGACGAGCTCAAGAACCTGGGGCCGCAATTGAAGAGTTCCTACGTTAGGCTGAAAGAGCGGTTTGAATCCTATACTGCCAAGATCACCAAACTGCAGGAACGGCTTGATGAAGTGTTGGACGAAGAGGGGGGCGATTTGGAGCCGGCAAAACTGTCCGAGACCCTGCGTGACGATTTGATTTTGGCGTCTCAAGATTTGTTGTCCAACTTGGGCGACGATGTGTTGGCGTTGCAATTGATCCAAGCTCGTGCTCGTACCGAACGAGTGGTGCTTCCATCGGTCGATATCTCGCCTGAGGCTGCGTTTGAAATCGCACGCAAGAATCGTCGCGACTTGGCCAACGCTCGTGCATCGCTGGTGGATAATTGGCGAGCGATCGAAGTCGTCGCCGATGACTTGGAAAGCACGTTGGATTTGGAATTCAGCGGCGACATGCAAAACGTCGGCAATAACCCGCTGGACCTGCGAACGAACACGGGCCGGCTGCGAGTCGGTTTGCGTTGGGATGCTCCGATCACACGGCTGCTTGAACGAAACGCTTATCGAACAACCTTGATCCGGTACGAACAATCCAAGCGTGACTACTATGGACTTGAAGACGGAATTTGGCAGTTGCTGCGTGCTGAAATTCGTCAGATGCAGGCCAACCGTTTGACGTTCGAACTCGGTCGCCAATCCGTTCGCATCGCGGCTCAGCAAATCGAGTTGAACGCTGACATCCGGGCGATCGGTGATGCCCGCGGTCGCTCGGCCGGCCCGACGGCTGCTCGTGACGCGATCAGTGCACTTAGCGATTTGCTGGATGCCCAAAACGGTCTGCTGAATATCTTCGTCAACTACGAAGTCGTACGACGAGGACTTGACTTTGACTTGGGCACGATGGAAATCACGCCCGAGGGTTTGTGGATCGAACCGGGTGAGCTTTCACCAGAGTATTTACTGACGCTGCCGGGAACAACATCCGGTGGTTTGATCGATGGACAATGCACCAACTGTTGCTTGCCATACAACCCGCTGCCACCGGAACCGAGTTTCAAGAGTTTCTTGCAAACGACATCGGGCGTTCCAACTCAGTCGGACACCGGTATCGCGCCCGCACTGATGATCGAAGCCGGCGGCATCAACGAACTTGTCCCTAGCTCAGTCGAATCGGCAGACTCGGCGGCAGGTTCGGCGAGCATCGAGCCGGTTGACGTGAAAGCGTTGCCGACAGAGTTAACGTTCTAA
- a CDS encoding efflux RND transporter periplasmic adaptor subunit translates to MSPATTNEPFVFRPSANQPAGTSDIVVDTRREISEIVREVAAAVRSDRSRAEFLALLADRTLRAMAAEGVVIWQRNPDAKRITYRCVHRLGRVTDRTLPDESAGAHQRLLVEIGHDGSPVVVPPTPGAADSDVPANPSDVPVALAPIDCDSTAAGADMILEVFLESGGGVATQRGYLRFVAQMADLAGEFLRADQLRVLRRRQSMASTIDQLTTRIHQILDSAKLNELIVDSAADAFGFDRVGLVRIDGTLSRTKATLIAVSHVHTIDQKSPAAQQLRHAAETKLAADGCQWLDGSADPDAEPKQDSLIVRAVASSRPDANKESSFRLIGLQTADTPAISSESRDQWLRLVVHAGLAIANLETSTSSSWFSVARMIRGEGSASPLRKALKCGAAVATVLVAGMIPVPLTVDAPAIVRPAESQVVCAPRDAVVDSISVTHGDTVTAGQTLLTMSDERLEEQLEVLRSSLRELGEKRARLTEAMMDASSSQLDRAKQTQDERMLVTEEIQSVNDQLNVLLRTQQNLVIRADRDGIVDAWQVESRLQSRPVRRGDGLMRVIASDSAWLVEAHVPQNRIAHLNDPVAHVSFDADPGQVFGAELLQIGPAVISASDPAPATAALLKLGGQEWESSIGRGLQAGHRHSDPSGAPARVMFRCGNRPAAYVAFQDLIHWVSSTTSLYFARETSHSDTDNARD, encoded by the coding sequence GTGAGTCCGGCGACCACGAACGAACCGTTTGTCTTTCGCCCCTCGGCTAATCAGCCGGCGGGGACCTCGGACATTGTCGTTGATACGCGTCGTGAGATCTCCGAAATCGTTCGTGAAGTCGCTGCGGCGGTTCGCAGCGATCGGTCTCGTGCTGAATTTCTAGCTCTGCTAGCCGATCGCACGTTGCGAGCGATGGCGGCTGAAGGAGTCGTGATTTGGCAGCGTAATCCGGACGCGAAACGAATCACCTATCGATGTGTGCATCGCCTGGGACGTGTGACGGATCGAACTCTGCCGGACGAATCGGCTGGCGCTCACCAGCGTTTGTTGGTTGAAATCGGCCACGATGGTTCGCCCGTTGTTGTACCGCCCACGCCGGGCGCAGCGGATTCCGATGTCCCAGCCAATCCTTCCGACGTTCCTGTAGCGCTGGCACCGATCGATTGCGATTCGACCGCCGCAGGTGCTGATATGATCCTGGAAGTCTTCTTGGAATCCGGTGGCGGCGTCGCGACTCAGCGAGGCTATCTGCGATTCGTTGCTCAAATGGCCGACTTGGCCGGTGAGTTCCTAAGGGCCGATCAACTTCGAGTTCTCCGTCGGCGCCAATCGATGGCATCGACGATCGATCAGTTGACGACAAGGATCCATCAAATTTTAGACTCAGCGAAACTGAATGAGTTGATCGTTGATTCGGCGGCCGACGCTTTCGGTTTTGATCGCGTTGGATTGGTGCGGATCGATGGCACGCTGTCGCGAACCAAAGCCACGTTGATCGCCGTCAGCCATGTTCACACAATCGATCAGAAATCACCTGCTGCCCAGCAATTGCGTCACGCGGCCGAAACCAAACTAGCCGCTGATGGGTGCCAATGGCTTGATGGATCCGCCGACCCGGACGCCGAACCAAAACAGGATTCGTTGATCGTTCGTGCGGTCGCTAGCAGCCGTCCTGATGCGAATAAAGAATCATCGTTCCGATTGATCGGATTGCAGACCGCCGATACCCCGGCGATCTCGTCCGAGTCGCGAGACCAGTGGCTGCGTCTGGTCGTTCACGCAGGATTGGCGATTGCGAACTTAGAAACTTCTACGTCATCGTCGTGGTTTTCCGTTGCTAGAATGATCCGCGGCGAAGGTTCCGCATCACCGCTTCGAAAGGCTTTGAAGTGTGGTGCTGCGGTCGCGACTGTTCTCGTCGCTGGTATGATACCGGTCCCCCTGACGGTCGACGCGCCAGCGATTGTGCGTCCTGCGGAATCACAAGTGGTTTGCGCGCCTCGTGACGCAGTGGTTGATTCAATTTCGGTCACACACGGTGACACTGTCACAGCCGGCCAAACTCTGCTGACGATGTCGGACGAGAGGCTCGAAGAACAGCTTGAGGTTCTGCGCAGCTCGCTGAGGGAGTTGGGAGAGAAACGAGCTCGGTTGACCGAGGCGATGATGGACGCGTCATCATCTCAACTTGATCGAGCCAAGCAAACACAAGACGAACGAATGCTGGTGACCGAAGAGATTCAATCGGTCAACGACCAACTCAATGTATTGCTGCGCACGCAACAGAATCTGGTCATACGCGCCGATCGAGACGGCATCGTCGACGCATGGCAAGTCGAGTCGCGATTGCAGTCACGGCCCGTACGTCGCGGCGACGGTTTGATGCGAGTGATCGCGAGCGATTCAGCTTGGTTGGTCGAGGCTCACGTTCCGCAAAACCGTATCGCCCATTTAAACGATCCCGTGGCGCACGTCTCGTTCGATGCCGACCCCGGTCAAGTATTCGGCGCCGAACTGTTGCAGATCGGACCCGCCGTGATCTCGGCTAGCGATCCGGCGCCAGCGACCGCTGCACTGTTGAAGCTCGGCGGACAAGAATGGGAAAGCAGCATTGGGCGAGGGCTTCAAGCTGGCCACCGACATTCGGATCCGTCCGGGGCACCAGCCCGGGTCATGTTTCGGTGTGGCAATCGGCCCGCTGCGTATGTGGCGTTCCAAGACTTGATCCACTGGGTCAGCAGCACAACGTCGCTCTACTTTGCCCGCGAGACTTCGCATTCCGATACTGACAACGCGAGAGACTGA